Below is a window of Candidatus Zixiibacteriota bacterium DNA.
CCGTTATAGAAATTTGAATTCTCGTTATACGCCGGGAAAATAATACGAAATGAAGCACCTCCTCTATCAGACATATCAATTTCGATAGTGCCGAGGTGACGTTCGATTATACCCCAGCTTACTGCCAGTCCTAACCCGCTGGTTCCTTTAGTTGAGAAAAATGGTTCGAATATTTTATTTTTTAAATTTTCAGGTATTCCCGGCCCGTTATCCTCAACTTTAATAATGCATTTGTCTTGCCGTTCGTCATACTCTGTAATCAATTTGATTTCGCCTTTTTCTTTCATTGCCTCGGCAGCGTTTAACATAAAATTTAGTATTACTTGCTGAATTTGATGAGGGTCTCCCTGTATGCTCGGCATATTTTTTGAAGGTCGTTTTATTATTTCGATATTCCTGAACTGGGGCAATTTTTCTACAAGAGAAAGGGTGTGATTTACAATTTTATTTGGGTTAAGCTTTTCAAATTTCGGGTTTTCCTGACGGGAGAAGTCGAGCAGATTTCTAACTATATCACGGCAGCGCAGTGTTTCCCTTACAATAACTTTAAGATCATCCTGATGCGGGTCATCTGCCGGAATATCATCGACTAAGTCTTCGGCATAAGCCAAAACGCCGGTTAAGGGGTTATTTATCTCATGCGCAACCCCAGCGGCAAGTTTGCCAATCGCCGCCAGCTTGCCGGCTTGCTCAAGCTGCTTTCTAAGCGTCATTTCTGATGTAACATTCCGCATAATAGTACATACGCCTATAGCGCTTCCCTTGTAATCTTTTAGAGGAAAACGGATAGTTTGAAAATGCTGGTTCCGTCCATCTATTGGAATAATCTCATTGTATGAATGATAGCAGTCATCCTTAATAACCTGCGCATCATGTTCGGTTATCATTTCAGCCAGGTCAGCGGGAATAATTTCTTCCGGTTTCTTCCCGACAAAATCATCGGGTTCCAGATGTAATGATTGGGCAGTAATTTTGTTGACTATCAAGTATCTGCCATCGAGGTCTTTGACTGATATCCAATCGCTCGCCGAATCGATAAAGCTTTTAAACCGCAATTCGGCGCTTTCTATCTTGCGTTGAAGCATTACCTGCTCTGTTATACGATGCCAGGCGCTGAGTATCTCCTCGGTATTTCCATCTTTATCAAGAATTGGAGTATGAGTTACCTCCCAAAATGCTTCATTAGGCGGCGGCGACTGCCAGATTAGAGTTCTCATCTGGTTGGATTTCAAAACATCATCAAGCAAATTGACAGTTTGTTGACAATTAGCATTAAGCTCGGTGTTAGAAAATAGCTCGATACAGCTTTTACCAATTGCCTCCTCGGGGGAATAACCGGTGAATATACTAAAACTGGTGTTTATTTTAATTATCTTCTTATTCTTATCAAAAACCACTACCAATTCCGGGATTTTATCAAACAGGCTTTGAAGGAAGTGTCGTTCTTTCTCAATTTTCTGCTCAAGTTCAGTTATCTCCTTAAGCTGGCGAGTCTGGTCTTTTTGGGCATTGGCAAGGTCAACGAATATTTTAGCGAATGTATGATCAAACACTTTGATGCCTCGCGGAATTAATTTGTAGATATCTTCAAGGACTTCATCTTTTCCTGTCAACTCGATGACCAGATTTATATTCGGCAGCGATAACGCCTCTTTCATATCGGAAGTTGTCTTTATACCATGCTGGCGGGCAAAAACCATTCCCGGCGCATTTGTGTCGGGGTCGGCTATATATACAATATCAAGAGTCAGTTCTTTGAGAAAAGAACCGAGAGCAAGTTTTGTGATAGCTCTGCATCCTTTACCGCCGCCTATTATAACCGCTCTCATATTATTTCTTTCCCTTTAATTATTAAATAGCCTTCTTTATAACAAATATCATACGTAATTTTACCTTAAATGAAAATCTTTTTCCAACATTTTATGATAATCTCTAACTAACTGGGTCATATTGGAATAATACACTTTGGGTTTGATAGTAAAATGCAATAAAATATCATTTAATCTATCGGGGATATATGGATAAAGCTTCTTAAGATTCATTATCCTGTATTCATAAAACGCAGAGGCATCATCGGGAGTCAGGCTTCGTTTAATTTTATCTGAAAACTCTTCACTTTTTAGAACACGGCTAAAAGAGTTGATGCCTTTGCCAACTATATAATTTATAATATTGCCCATGCTCCATGTATCAAAATCGGATACATGCTGATTAAGATCATAATCTATCCATCTATATTGACCCGTGCCCGATTCAATTATTATATGATCGTTGCGAATGTCGCCATGACAGGTATGATTGCTGTGAAGAAGATGTATTGCCTGAATACAATCTGTTAATTTCAGAAGGATATCGGGCAAATCTTCATGGAAAAAATGCTCGTGGCTTTTGGGTTCTTCATGTATACGCTGAAGCATTGTTTCGCCTTTAATAAAATCAATTATCCTGACCTGATTGCCTTTTTCGTCTTTCACTGTATAACCCTGCATAAAGCGTCTGTCGCCTAAAATCATATCGAGAACCCGCGCCTCTTTTTCAGGGCTTCGATAGCAATTGATTTTAAATACGCCGATACGCACATTAAAATCCTCATGGAAAACCATTTTGATAATTTTTTCATCTCCGGTTTCCAAATCCAAAGCGCCTAAAACCCAGTATTTGGGCTGTTCGCCGATACCGAAGCGGGTTTCGTATTTATTGCCCTTGACCACAAAATACTTATTACCCAAAGATAAAACATCACCGCGGATTATCCGCATCCAGTCGGAGGTATCGGTAATTATTTGAAAACGTCTGGTGCTTGTCCAGCCGGTTAATTCCTGAATTCGGTCAGCTATTTCTTCTCTATTCATACATTAATATATTCTAAGTTTTTATAGTTTCATTATAAATACAGCCGCTGTCTATCGGGATAAAATCGGCTGTTTGCAGCTAACTATCTTTATTTTTAATCCCATAAGGCCATTATAAACCGGGCCTATCTGGTCAATCAATCCGCCTTTTGCCAGCATAATATGAGTGGCATCGGCAAATGTTTCCCCCCAGGTAGGGTCCATCTGTATCCATTCGCCAACATAAACCTCTATCCAGGCATGAAAAGCAAAGCCTTTACCGCCAGGCCAGTAGGCAACACCGGCAATTATTCGCGAGGGTATTCCCAAAGCGCGGTTTAACGCTGTTGCCAATGCCGAATGTTCGCCGCAATCGCCCCTGCCTGCTTTAAGTGTTTGAAGAGCGTTCGATATATCAGGGGAGAATTCCTTCCTGATATTCTCATGCACCCAATTGTTGATAAGCTTCGCCGCCTCAAAGGCATTTGTTTCATCGCCGACAATCGCTTTAGCAAGCTTGATTATCTCCGGGTTATCGGATTGAATTAGCTGTTCTGCCTGAAGATAACTGTTTAAGCTGTCATTATCGATAGGTATATCAAGCTCGAATTGATGGGACACTTTTCGATTTACTGTTATCTGAGCGCTGTCGATTGAAAACGCATCTATTATCAGCCGGTCGGATGCCGGCAATTGAGCAATATCATAACCGCTGATAATATAAACGGCGCTGTAAATTTCGGCTGGATTTTCCGGACCGTTTTCAGTTTTTATAATATTATTAGTTAGAAGATCATAATCGCAATCAAGCTGTCTGGCTAATTCCTCCGGCTCGGACTTCATAACCATCCCCAAGGGAGCAAACCCCTGTTTGAGAATATTGCCATTGTAATCAACATAAAGCTGAGCGGTTACGCCGATAGCAGGCAAACTATCGCGAACTACAAAAATATCAGTAGCAACACCGCCAAATATAAGCTCCTGTCTGTTTTCAATATTTGTTAGATGGTTCGTTATGCCGGTCATCGGCGGTTCAGATTCAAAAGTTTTGATAGCAAATCTATCGCCAACATGCAGTTTCCCCTCGACAGCAAGCATCTCAATCTTTAAGACATCGGCTAATGTTTCAACCGGGCAGTCAAAGTTCGTTACTGTTTTTTGACCGGCAATATCAATAACAACATTATAATTATCACCTTCCTTTTTTCCCTCAACCGTAATGCTTCCGGCGTCGCTAATATTAACGAACTTGCTATATGCCAGCTCCGCATTCCTGCCCTGATATATTCTTGTCTCCGATGATGACATCTCCGCCTTAGTTTGATTCATCATGAATGTCATATTCATTTCCATTTTGGCAATCCAGCGGTCTTTTGTCTTTTTGCTCAGCTCCATGGAATAGCAGCCGATTTTATTATCCTGCATATATATGCCATACCAGTCCTTGCCTAAATATTCATCAAACTGATTGGCTGACTGTCCGAATAAAACCGAGTTTGCTATTATTATGATTGCTGTTATGTATTTCATGGTTTTCATGCTAACCCTGCCTGTTAAAACTTCAATGATTTTCTATACTGCATGCAGCCATCGGCTATAACAACCCGACAGCACGATTAATCTGTAGGGGTGTCCGCCTAAGGCGGATGCTCTTTGACCACCCAACATGCTTAACAAACTATGTAATAAGTAAACAGGGTCATCTGCATTAAATATATCTTTTCAGATGACCCATTATTTCAAATAATTTTAAACTTATTTCATCGATTTGATTTTTTCCGTAAGAGCCGGCACGAACTCAAACAGATCGCCAACTATGCCATAAGTGGCAACTTTAAATATCGGCGCTTCCTCATCGCGGTTTATAGCAACTATAACTTTGGATGTCTGCATGCCTACCAGATGCTGAATAGCGCCGGATATCCCGCAGGCGATGTAAAGCTTGGGGTTGACAGTCTTACCGGTTTGTCCCACCTGATGCGAATAGACAATCCAGTCGGCATCAACGGTAGCGCGCGAGGCGCCAACCGCGGCGCCTAAAGACTCTGCCAGTTCATTGATAAGTTTGAAGTTGTCGCCATCCCGAAGGCCTCTGCCGCCGGATACTATAACATCCGCATCGGTAAGACTTACGGTTTGACCGCCCTCAACAACTTTTTCCAAGACTTTCGACCGGCTGCCGTGTTTGACGGCATCATAAGCAAACTGCTCGCTAT
It encodes the following:
- a CDS encoding PAS domain-containing protein; its protein translation is MRAVIIGGGKGCRAITKLALGSFLKELTLDIVYIADPDTNAPGMVFARQHGIKTTSDMKEALSLPNINLVIELTGKDEVLEDIYKLIPRGIKVFDHTFAKIFVDLANAQKDQTRQLKEITELEQKIEKERHFLQSLFDKIPELVVVFDKNKKIIKINTSFSIFTGYSPEEAIGKSCIELFSNTELNANCQQTVNLLDDVLKSNQMRTLIWQSPPPNEAFWEVTHTPILDKDGNTEEILSAWHRITEQVMLQRKIESAELRFKSFIDSASDWISVKDLDGRYLIVNKITAQSLHLEPDDFVGKKPEEIIPADLAEMITEHDAQVIKDDCYHSYNEIIPIDGRNQHFQTIRFPLKDYKGSAIGVCTIMRNVTSEMTLRKQLEQAGKLAAIGKLAAGVAHEINNPLTGVLAYAEDLVDDIPADDPHQDDLKVIVRETLRCRDIVRNLLDFSRQENPKFEKLNPNKIVNHTLSLVEKLPQFRNIEIIKRPSKNMPSIQGDPHQIQQVILNFMLNAAEAMKEKGEIKLITEYDERQDKCIIKVEDNGPGIPENLKNKIFEPFFSTKGTSGLGLAVSWGIIERHLGTIEIDMSDRGGASFRIIFPAYNENSNFYNG
- a CDS encoding serine/threonine protein kinase; this encodes MNREEIADRIQELTGWTSTRRFQIITDTSDWMRIIRGDVLSLGNKYFVVKGNKYETRFGIGEQPKYWVLGALDLETGDEKIIKMVFHEDFNVRIGVFKINCYRSPEKEARVLDMILGDRRFMQGYTVKDEKGNQVRIIDFIKGETMLQRIHEEPKSHEHFFHEDLPDILLKLTDCIQAIHLLHSNHTCHGDIRNDHIIIESGTGQYRWIDYDLNQHVSDFDTWSMGNIINYIVGKGINSFSRVLKSEEFSDKIKRSLTPDDASAFYEYRIMNLKKLYPYIPDRLNDILLHFTIKPKVYYSNMTQLVRDYHKMLEKDFHLR
- a CDS encoding transglutaminase domain-containing protein — translated: MKYITAIIIIANSVLFGQSANQFDEYLGKDWYGIYMQDNKIGCYSMELSKKTKDRWIAKMEMNMTFMMNQTKAEMSSSETRIYQGRNAELAYSKFVNISDAGSITVEGKKEGDNYNVVIDIAGQKTVTNFDCPVETLADVLKIEMLAVEGKLHVGDRFAIKTFESEPPMTGITNHLTNIENRQELIFGGVATDIFVVRDSLPAIGVTAQLYVDYNGNILKQGFAPLGMVMKSEPEELARQLDCDYDLLTNNIIKTENGPENPAEIYSAVYIISGYDIAQLPASDRLIIDAFSIDSAQITVNRKVSHQFELDIPIDNDSLNSYLQAEQLIQSDNPEIIKLAKAIVGDETNAFEAAKLINNWVHENIRKEFSPDISNALQTLKAGRGDCGEHSALATALNRALGIPSRIIAGVAYWPGGKGFAFHAWIEVYVGEWIQMDPTWGETFADATHIMLAKGGLIDQIGPVYNGLMGLKIKIVSCKQPILSR